From the genome of Carassius auratus strain Wakin chromosome 24, ASM336829v1, whole genome shotgun sequence:
CCTCCATGGTAGTCAGGTATCAGGTTAAATGTACCAACACATGCTTTGTTCTCAGTACAAACAGTACAAAGCCAGAATACTGGAGCAGCTCAGGGTTTAATTCAGTGCATTTATTTAGATTCACACTGGAATATATTTTTAAGGCTGTCGGTTGCACAGCATTATTGAGTTTGGAACTTCTCATTAATTCAATCCTGATACATTTTTAGTCATTACGGTGGAATGCATTAATTACGTATTTATTTCCACTGTTTCTTTTCATAGTCCCACTTATGAGAGAATCCATGGACGGGGTTCACTCTCATATCTATCATCCTCTGCGTCTGCTGGGCAACCGACTCTTCAGACAAAGTGTGCGGAACATCACCAtacactgcagagagagagagtgagagagagagagagagagagagagagagagagagagaatggttgACATAAAGAAGTAATATTCTTAGTTTAAATACAAGTTGTTCTTCCAAATTTTACATTTGGTCATAAGTTATTCTCCatctttcatttgaattttaatttagctttatttaaatgttatttgtttgtttcacagaataacaaattatttattaaggGTTCAAAAAGCTTAAGATGAAACTccgtaataaaaaaaatgtgttaaagaaAACAATGGGGGTGTCAGGTGTGAAAAACAGTTAATTGTGCAAAATCCCCGTATATTTTTCTCCTAAGAGGAACTGCAGACCTGTCGGAAAAAAAGTGAACAATAGCACACAGCAAAAAATTAAGAGTCCTAACAGAGGGCAGCACCTAACAGATCACTCTTCTGTGGAGTTATATCCTCCAGGCAAAGAACaggtgacaaaaaaataaaataaacaaattagagAAAACATTTGCGTCTGCACAGCATGCACAAACCCGTCTGCTAATATCGCAGACCTGGTTCATGTAAAAATAGAGataataaacatgcaaatgtaCTCGGTCTAAAAAAGGTTTCAGTGGAGGGTCCTATATTATTTCTTAACTAAATCATAAGAATGAAGCACTGAAATAGCAGTGTTCAAAAATCCACGCGCTTCtactatcattaaaaatataattatagtatctttttttattaaatagttttatattatcagcataacagcatacatttgaattgaaaaagatttaaacacattttcaccagccatttctccagttttatgatccttcagaaattattgtaATACTCTAATTTGTTGCTCAACTAATGAccaattattaatatatgttgttttattattttttatggcgTACacagtttgtgtgtatatatatatatatatatatatatatatatatatatatatatatatatatatatatatataaacttttgaaaagtagtgtatccctgtttccacaaaaatattaaatagttaaCTGTTTAActattaactgttttcaacattaataattttagcagcaagtcagtatattagaattatgtatgatctgaaggatcatgtgacactgaagactggcctaataatgctgaaaattcagctttgccttcgcaggaataaattacactttaaaatatattaaaatagaaatgcaaAATTATGCAGATATTTCAAAatcaatgcattatttataaacaaatagaTGACtgcattaatttctttttttcacagattttctATTCTCTTTATTTCCAGGTTTAGATTTCGAATCTCAGATTCTCAATCTGGACTCAGACTGTATATCTGGTATTTGgtttatattgtcatttttttcaaGGGTATAGTTTCTGTCACACAAACACGTTTTTTTTGCCAGTTGGAGTCGGTACACCTGCCCTGAGGTATGTACAGGAAATTTAGTTCAGTTTTCAGTGAGTTGTGAGGCAGAGATGCTTGCAAACCCCAGAATAAGAACCTGTAGGTGTGACTCTATCCCAGGTggctttccaaaaaaaataatttctttcatCTCCTCTTTAAATCCCAACAATTGCTAAAGTCAACCTCAGACGACTCTTAATACCTAACCCTAATGAGTTTGAAGAACAGCAGCCCAGAGCGAGTTTTTCAAGTCATGACATGAGCCAGACATTGTGGGAAATACCCAGCGCTCAACTGACAACTGACATTTGGACTTCTGTACCTTCCTTGCTTTGATGCGGCTACACCCCTCTTTCTCCCCCACAAGGATCCTCACCAAACTTTTGTTTTCACAGTTTCTCTGTATTCCTCCCTCCTTGCGTTATTTTCCTCTACTGTATCTCTCCTGAGGTGATGTAGCATTGACTTCCTTCCTCAAAGAACCAGGCCTCTgagacagagatggagaagacTCATCTGCTTCCGACAAGATCCCGCTTACACacttatacaaacacacacacacacaggcacacaatgCACACTCATTCTGTTTTAAACATGTAAACTGATTTCCATCCGTCTTAGGCACACACACAGCCTTAGAAATCTTCTTATCGTTTGTAAAGAAGTTCAGCTGGGTCTAAAGGGATTCTTGAACTGAAGCCGTGGCTCAAACAAGTAAATCTTTACCCTCTTTTCCGCTTCTTTAAACCGTTGGCTGCAAAGCACAACCCAGTCCAATTATTTCAGCGGGAGTGTGTGCTGCAGGTTAAAAGGCCATGCCGATTCTTCCATCTGACATGAGAAATCAGAGCGATCCTTGCTATGAGAACTGATGGTCACATTAGAGGAAAAGTAATAAAAGTCCCAAAGAACAAAAtccaatttaaaatgaattttaagcaAGAATTCTATGCCTTAAATTTATAGCCCACTCAAAAacataaattctgtcatcatttaccccctatcatgttgtttcaagcctgtatgactttcttccatggaacagaaaatataatattgGCAACCAAACCGTTTCGGGACCCACTGATTTACatgatatggacaaaaaaaatactatggaagtcaatgggatacaaagaaaatattttgaagagtattggcaaccaaacagttttgaGTCCAGTTGTATGGGAGAGGATTAGGGCCAAGCAATGATAAAAAACTGACATCCAAAGTAaagacataataaataaaatattacagaagTTATGGGCACAATTGTTAAGAATATTGGCAATCAAATGGTTTTAAATCCCACCGACGTTCATAGTATATGgacaaaaatactataatatggaagtcaatggagccTATgtttcccaacattcttcaaactaTCTTTTGTGCTCCACATAAGAAAGAAATTTATACAGGTTCGGAATAAGGGTGAGCAAATGTTTTTGCATGGACTATACCTTTAATTTAGCAGAAGCCAATCTGTTGATTTTGGATTTGACAACGGTTTCTGATTTCAGAttggatgaataaataaatcatcaaCACAATTAAACCCAGCTAAATCTCACATCAAAGCAACGGAGCGTGTCCGGAATGATGAAATGCCTGaaattcaagcatttaaggcTTTCCTGCCATGATAATCTGGTAATCAAAAACCATTATGCATCATTTAGAGGATGTATACATATGAATATCTTCATATATACACCCACCATAGACACGCTGCCACCACACCAGCAGCCCTGTGAAGCCAAGGAAGATGAAGACGCCCCCGAGGACAGTCATCCACTCTTTGGAACCTTGCCTCATCTCTGCGTACGACAGCTCATGGGTGAGTCTGtacactggagaaaaaaaagaaagaaagagaaacacacCACAGATGATCTGAATAGTAATTGTTGGATTTAGGAGCTTGCCCTGCTTGCATGCACATTTGGAAGGCAAGGTGGCTGGCTGCCATTCAAGTGAAACAGTTAAACAAGGCTGCCATCTGGTGGGAAAGAACTTTTAAAACCTGAGGCCAAATAAACGTGAAGTCATTAACATATCTGCCATTATCATTATGATTCCCAAGATCCATGACCCATttactatattaataatttagCCTTAAGGGATCTTACTCAGGTAAAATAATCTATTATACATCACAAAGGACtataacactgaaataaatataaaaacataataataaattatcaaaatatattttaatacagaaaatgtacacatacaaaatataaaaatatatttttatatattcatataccaGGCTGTACTGATAACTAAGGAGTGATTTGTGACATTAAGCTTATACTGGAATTGGAAAAATCCTGCTGAATCCTCGCAACTTAAGAAGCAAATAGCTCTAATAGCCACTCAAGAAATTGATCAGTTTCTGCCAAGTGTTCAGTCAGCATTGAAAGCATTAAGACccaaatattttaatcatttatattgGTAGCTGAATTGAATGCAACGTGGCAATGGGGTCAAAAAGGCTGTTCTTCATAACTGTCCAGCTAAAAAGCCAAGAGCAATACTGGCTACATTATATacccagaatatatatatatatatatatatatatatatatatatatatatatatatatatatatatatatatatatatcatataaaaaattattaaataaaatataaaattataatatgcactaccatttaaaagtttagtgggttatacgattaaaaaaatttttttttaatgtttttcaaataagtaaattttatgctcaccatggctgtaTTTGGTTGATtatgaatacagtaaaaacactaattttgtaaaatattattacaatttacaatacattttctattttaaatgtatcttaaaatgtaattgattcctaGTGAAAAGCTTAATTGTATTATTGCTATCAATGTTAAAaccagctgtgctgcttaatatttatattgaattctttaatgagcatttatttaaattatacaaaatctAAAAATCTTTACTGGCATTGTTGATCAATTTGACGTGTCTTTgtagaataaaagtattcatttctttgttGAAAACAATCTTATTTACCCTAGACTTCTTAATGGTCATTGTGGCGATTGGGGCGGGGCTTAGAGCCGGGGGAACAGAGCGATGCTGGTgaagtgattggaaatgagcgacacctgctcgacccaccggtctcgagtcccacggaggagatggaaggatataaaagaggagcgacgacagtgaaggacgagagaggaccaggcctggatttattttgtgttttggttttgtctgttttgtctttattttattattaaaagcttCATTTGATTGTCCGCTGGTTCCCCCCTCCTTCTTCTCACGAAAGAATATTGTTACAGTcatattttccttacagtacctACTTTCAGTAAAAAATTACATATGAGCATGTTTATAGCTACAGCTATTGTAAAGACAAATCTGGTTATTCGGGAGCCCTGTGAGTGAGTAACAGTTTCCTCCACACCCTGGGTCAAAGTCTAACCTGTTCTTATAACAACAGGAAATTTTATGACTGATTTATATGCTTTTTAAGCAGTAGATGAAAAAAGCTAAACGTTAGCCTAAGTTAGATTCAGATTTACAGGCGAGTTTCTCCTCCTTGGTGAGCTGGGTCCATGAtcccttctctttctctttgagtTTCTTCTGTTCAGCACTGAGATTTCGGACAAATGGAACATCGGGCAGTGGTGTATCCAGACGGTTGTTGTACTGAGGAATGGAGCAGTCAACCACATCAATATCTGAGAACAAATGCGCAATTACAACAACAGTCAAAATGTGAACGCATCTGTCCAAATAGATTGTTCCTTGAGAGAGTGCTGTCACCGTGAGTGTGTGCAGCCCAGGCAGCAGATGAAGTTGACACCCTCCTCCAGAATCCGGACTGAAGTCCCCGCACAAGTGCACGAGAAGCCAGCAtctaaaaaaaatgacaacatgTATTGGCCAGACTCATGGACAACTTATTGAGCTTTCAGGTAAGTCACACCAGGACTAACATGACAAAAACTGGGTCTAAAACCAAAGGAGGTGACTTTCTGCACTTTGACCAAGCTGACAGTTTTCACCAAgtcccttacaaaaaaaaaattggtgctACAATGGTGCACTGATAATACCAAATATGACCTAACTGTCTAATTGCATGCTATACAAGTTTAGAATGAAGACCACCCAAACAAatgtaattctgtcatcatttactacaCCTCAAGTTGATCCAAACTATAAGTTTCCATCCTctgttgatttgtttgtttgaagaaCGTTTGGAACCACACAATTGACGGAAGCAATTAACTTCCATAGTTTTTTGCTCCATGCTGTGGGAGTcgatggctaccgtcaactatttggttacacacattcttcaaaaacCTTCTTTTATACTCTTTCTTCTTAAGaaacttttaaagggatagctcccCCAACATGAAatgtttgtcatcatttattccctCATGTCAATCCCAACCTgtgtgcatttctttcttctgtgaaggttagaagaatgttggtaatcaaacaggTATGATTCCCTTTGACTTACCATACCATTTCATCAATGGAAGTCAATAGGCACTGAAACAATGGTGactattcttcaaaatatcttctttaacaTTAATTTGCATGCAAGAAATGTTACTTTTATAGAGAATACCACAGTAGTATTGGAGTAACTGTGGTTACCATGGTGAATGCTAGGGGCTGCCTACTGTACATAAAGAGCATTTTAAATGACACGAGTGACTGACTAGACGACCTTTGCTTATGATGCTGCAGTGAAAGTATCCAGGCAGTGACCGTGAATGTAGCTCGTCTGCAAGTTGAATACATGCAAATGGAAAACGTTAGATGTCTTTGCTCATGATAAAGGGGCGGCGACATGCCTATGATAGTGGAGATggatttaaaatatcaaatttcaTCCTCGTGCACCTGACACATAtgcttgttttaaatataaacgcGCATATATTGAACTAAAGTGGAGAAAGCGACTGTGTGCTTTCTGGCACGTAATGTTGTGGAATATTCTGCAGCCAAATTACTTTACGGGGGGCGTGACATCAATATCGAGCGAAGTGAAACAATGCGAATCTAAATATAAAATCACCACGCGCGCATTCTTTCAATATTTGCAAACGACAAATGTTGTTGAAAAGATACATAGCTAGCTCATGCAAACATACTCTGAGATATTATAATAGCCTAATATTAAGTAGCTAATATTAAATAGCCAGTTATTAGGCTATTCGTCtatgtacaaaatattatttcaagttcaaaacattgtaaaaaaaaaaataaataaataaataaaatccaaaaatattaaaaagtgaacattttttacaatttagcaaaatatttaaaataaatgaataaaataaatacatttgaatataaataCGTGGTTTCAGTTAAGGAAATAGAATGCCCTCGTTCGAgaggaacttttttttaaagtgttacatTAATCTCACACGCCCATCTGCAATGGAGCGTTTGCAAAATATCAtcactgatatttatattttataaataccaacTATTTATTTAGTGCTCAATAACACCACATCCATATGAATTTACCTTGAGATATGAAGGTCCGAGCTTGTCGACAAGAAGTTGCCTACGTGCTCTTTCTTTATGGTTTCATGGATCAGTTAGTAGCGGGTGGATTGTAAGTCAGGTGTCTGTCGCTATCAGCCAAATGAACCAATGAGCGCGAGGCAGGAACCAGCTCGCCAGAGGCGCACAGCGCTCCACAGCGCGCGCACCAAACGCTCGAGGGGACATTTAAGATTAAGCTACAGGTTGGTTATGACTGACAGTTTTTTTCTTGGAGACAGAATTGTAATTCATCAACAATGTCCTAAATGGTGTTTCTACTCACATCTAGAAATCTGGCACATTATTTCGTCAGGCAGGTTTTGGTAATCTCCACATATACTTTTGACTTCTCTTTAGGCTACTAATATGTTACACGTTACTAAACGGGAAGGAAATAATAGTAATTTAACTTTATAAAGCCATGCAATGTTTAATACATGAATAATGGCTTCACAACTTTGCTAAAACTACACTCTCCTGCTATAGATGGTTTATCATTTTTAAGAGCATTTATTTAGAGTACAATGTTTCAGAATTTAATCTTACGTTTGGccataaaaaaacagcaacatcACCTAATTGTATGGTGCTCTGTATAAAACTGATTTGTAGTTTTTCTGCGCGATTTTGAGAAGTAGCTCTGTATTTTCACTTTAGGTCTATCATAAAATACAATCCATAAAAGCCTTATGTATCTAATATGATACAAAACATAAGacaaatacagttaaaaatgtGTATAAGTTCAATAAACAgttcaatttaataaaatttgatTTTCGGACTATTTCCTGGATTGAAGACACGGAAGAAGCCAGGCAGCTTGTTAAGTGAAATTGCATCCAGGAGCAACAAGTAAGGCATTTTCGAGGTGAATAAAGTATACTTTGTTAAGTTTGCAAACTTTCACTTTTAGCACTTAAGAGCAGCAATGCAATTTCGTAGAAGTCACACATGATGTTTCCGTCCTGTCAGGTTTTAGGCGCAACTGGCAGGTCACGTGACCAGACACGCCTctctacagtatatacacacatgaatgtgaatatttaaaaaaaaagttaatgtgttaaatatattaatatataatataaattatatgaaaataaatatataaatataaatattttcaaattatgtgtatatatatatatatatatatatatatatattagacgtAATAAATATACTCAGCACACAAACATATTATGTGaacaataacttttattttggatgagattaatcaaattacagcactaatatatatatatatatatatatatatatatatatatatatatatgtatatatatatatatgtatatgtatatatatatacacacgtgtgtgtgtgtgctttatgtTGTAGAAATGGCTTGCCAAAGATTAACACAAAAATTTCAGAGactttgtttattcttttttatttaactgtaaataaaaaacgAATCTAAAGCATGATTATCCTTTAGCAGTCACATGCCAGTGATGTGCATTTATCTCTGGACATTACTCTTTCATATCAACAACATTAACATATCTGCAAAACAAATGCCGAAAACTAAAAATGTGAAGTATTCCACTCATCGAACACACAGAAAAATAGACCTTTCTCTGGCACTTGTATATTCCTCAGACAGAAGCTCTGCGTGCGTGTACAGTACAAACAAGAGGTCAGTCACCTCatggacaggaaaaaaaaaaaagcgtaggATTTTAAGGTTGAATTGCATTGAACATCAAGTCACTGATCATCAGCACGTGGTTTTACTGCATAGGGGCTTCATAGATCTTTCCATCTCACACTTAGATATCGCTTTTCAAATTACAAaagtgttaaatataaataaataaacattttcattttcctttacagcatcatttcaaaaacatcaagTAAATAATCAACACCCAAAGTGAAGAAATGTAGAGCTctgcaataaataaaatcagtgacACACACTAAAACAGCAAAATGGGccttttggttttttttttttttaaacaactgtaaCATTCACtttgatatatttaaacattCGATTAATCTTGTTCTATTGGCAACCAGTAGTGGGCGATAACTGCTGGACAGAAGGCACCAAAGACAGATACAGAGGAAACCATTTCTGTCTGCATTTACAAAGGGACTGTGGCGGAGAAAGATTAAACGAATTCCTAAATGCAGGAGGAGTAGTCAAAAGTACAAATATGTGAACTGGCTCATACGCCACAAGCCGAAAATCGTATATACACAAGGAACAAACAGTCATAACATGCACTGAATACTGAGATTATTACTGAATGTCCTGCAAACGCACAGACACCCCCCTCCAACAGAGGCGATTATGGTACAGTCCGTAGTCTGTGTGCAGACACTATTCAAACACCAGATGGCGTAGATTTAGGTCTAGCTAAAGGTATAGTTATCATAGTGTGCGTGCAGAAGCTTAGTGTGATATAATAGGAAGAGTTCACAGTATCCTTCTGAATAAGAGATGATACACCTTCATCGCCCCATACAGCCATCTAGAAATCAGATAACAGACCAAATAACTCTTCCTTTGCTCCCTGACAGCACACATCTAGGTCAAGTTCCCTGGTTCCACTCTTTCATTCTGAGATGAGGCCCAAACATGTGGTCTCTGCTTCCATGTCAGTCTCTTACTGCAACGTCACATGACCCAGTAATCTCCACAAGAAGCATCACTCTGTCTCTGCTTCGCTCTCTTTCCTGGTCATACCTGCAAAAGAGTAGACAATAAGAGAGGTCTTTTTTTTAGCTGCAATACTGCTTACAACCACTAGTAGCTTGCGAACATGTATTTTCAACGGTTCAGAAATCTGGATTCCTGCCGATTTTGGTTCTAGACAGCCTTTAATCCAGCTGCTTGTAATAAGGATGAAGTGTTTTTGTAGGCCAAACTCCGGAAATGAGCATTTAACTCAATTAGTGCCCTTTGTTTTTAATCATActcttgcaaactattctaaCTCACACATTCAGTGGAAAGGACTGAAAGAGTTGATAGAAGCTTCATGGtggtgacattttaatttaaaattaattaaagttgTGTTCACTTGTGAAGATAAACAAaacatatctatatatctatatatatatatttttttttcttttttcttttttttactggtcgTGGATaatttttctgcaataatccaaaaatgAGCAGTTTAACGGCTCAGAACAAGAACAGCTGTTGATCATCCAGGTAATGACATTCAATTATTAGTAAATTCAAGGGTCtgtaaacttttcttttttttactggtcgTGGATcatttttctgcaataatccaaaaaccAATGGAAAATCCTGTTGGGATTTTGTCAAGGGATCCAGGGTGATGCTAATTCTTGGGATGgtctacaaaaacacaacatcacTGCAGTGGTCCGCAAAAACATCTGATTTAGAGAGTGTTTTATATAAGCTGAAACTTGACTTTGCAGGAAGGTCTTCTGATCTGCGCAAACTATATTTGCAATATTAGCAACATCACATCTGCCTCTTAGGATTCATAACACTCTTCACAGAAGCAGTTAATATGCAGTGTTATAAATTCACAGCCAACAAGGCAGACACCCAGCACACACTGACCTCTCAGAATGAAATCCAGAAAGTTTGAGTTAAATAGAGAGATGTGTATTGTGTCCAATCTTCTGATTTTGATTTAAGGTGTCTGTTGTAGATGTACATCATATCTATTGGTTATGCAGTTCTGTTTATAAGTTTACATTCCCGTTGCAAAGTGTTCAAAATTGTAACAAAATTGTAAATCTGGGAAACATACATGTGTCCTTCTGAaggacaattttaaataaaaaaaatgacaatccCTGCTCTTAATGAATCGTGTTTCCTTCTTAAGCATCAGTAAGTGTTTGCaccttttgtaatagttttatGTTGTATTAAGTGTAAGATGGatttcaaaatcatacagtcactgttggaagggttcaaatatgcagaagatgctaaaaaaaatttttgaaagaaaaatgagCAGTTTAACGGCTCAGAACAAGAACAGCTGTTGATCATCCAGGTAATGACATTCAATTATTAGTAAATTTAAGGGTCTGTAAACTTTTGGTTCATTTATCTACAtccaattattattttgtcttgtgcacCATATGTAAACATTTGTTATACAAACAGCTCATCCAGGACAGAATTCAAATAATATGatcctcttattttgttaaaacaattaacattttcCATATTTTGTAAGGGTATGTAAATTTATGAGCAGAAATGATTAGTGGTCATAGTGGCAAGACCTACGACattatgtgtatgcatgtgttgagAGGACAGAGCGTGTGGTTGAGTTACTGCAGGACACTATCCATCAGCAGATGGGAAGCCCAGCAGTGGGAGGGGCTCTGATGTACTGCAAGTGCCTCATTAATCAAAATCATATGCGGTGAAATGTGGTCgtgcacacatatacacacacacacacacacacacacacagccctctAAAATCAAAGTCAATCCTGTCTGGCTCACTGGTGGAAACAGAAAGTATCAGTTCGCACATGCCATCCTCGCACACATCATGAGCCAGGCAGCGGACATGCACCGTCTCCTTGACCTCAGGATTGGCAGTAGTACCTGTGGCTCGGACGAGAGAGGATGGGAGGAGGAGGGTCCTGCTGGAAATGTGCTTTAGGAATGCTGAGCATTGATACCTGCGGGGTTGAGAACAAGTGCCTGGAGGATGTCCGACAGAGAGACGATGCCCACGATGCTGCCATTCTCATCCACCACCACCAGTCTGTGCACCTGAGCAAGGACAGATACACATACAGTAAGCATCTAGAGCAGTTTTAGAGAATCTAGGGAAAAGAACAGCTCTAGAATTTCTCCACTTTTGTGACCTAGAGTAGCTATAAAATATTGAGAACCTAAAGCTTAGTTAAAGAGCATATCTCCCTTATAGTGAATTAGAAAAGCTCTTGAATATCTACAAACAAGAGCCACACTAAAATATGATCTCAATAAAGAGCAGCTCTAGAGTATCTGTTACCTAGTTGATCTAGAATATACCCTCTTTAGTGAGCTATTGCAGCTCTATAACATCTAGAAACGAGTGATAAGTATGACAGCTCTATAATGTCTAAGAGCAGCTCTAGAGCATCTATTTACTCAGTTGGTCTAGAATATCACGTCTATAGTGAACTAGAGCTGGTCTATAATATCTAGAAACAAGAGTGACTAGAATAACACCTCTGTAACAACTAAGTGCAGTTCTGGAGCATCTATTACCCAGATGATCTACAATATACCATCTAGAGCAACATAACCAAAAGCAAAGACCAAGAACAACTCAAGCATATCTCGTCTATAGTGAATTAGAGAAGCTCTTGAAGAATATGATCACAATAAAGGCTAAAAGCAGCTCTAGAGCACCCATCTATAtcacta
Proteins encoded in this window:
- the LOC113042495 gene encoding cytochrome c oxidase subunit 4 isoform 1, mitochondrial; translated protein: MLASRALVRGLQSGFWRRVSTSSAAWAAHTHDIDVVDCSIPQYNNRLDTPLPDVPFVRNLSAEQKKLKEKEKGSWTQLTKEEKLALYRLTHELSYAEMRQGSKEWMTVLGGVFIFLGFTGLLVWWQRVYVYGDVPHTLSEESVAQQTQRMIDMRVNPVHGFSHKWDYEKKQWK